The sequence aattttcgtgaattttcgtcattttgtactttcgtaaatatatcgcgggattcgcggcactttcaacacgcggctcatccatattgactattgttaagccccatacacttggtcagacttaacaacaaacataaaaacgatcgttttaccgaacgttcgttcgtttttaaactccatcagaaaaccatttttgggttccaggttcaaaagtctggccaactgatctcccttcagacgaaaatccacagaaaagtactgtactcagcacaaaagagaagctgcttcactaactaactacactcactgtccattcaaaaaaacgaaaatgacatcttataacaaaagattagcattctgtattttgaaaccaaattacgaacagaaaaaaggaattcagaatacagaatacaaatcttttgttataagatgtcatatgaacatacaaacagaaaaaggattcaaacaaaatacagattgaaaatcttttgttagatgtcatatgaacatacgactgaaaatcaaaatacgaacagaacaaggattcaaacaaaatacagaatgcaagtcttttgttatagatgtcatattcgttcttttgccgttttcgttttgtcgtattttcgtcggatcgttcgttcgtatttgcggtttttcgttatgcgactcattcgtaatcccgtcgttttcgtattttggtgcttacattttttcgtatgtacacattattctgcgggtacgaaaatgaacatttttgtacgaaaataacattcgtacgaacgggaatgcacatatctaatacaCAATAGGAAGATAAATGGTAGTGAATGAAGGTGTTTTAGTGGTggcagttgggtacactagatacaatagagaGGGAAGATGGCAGGGGAGTAGGCTAAAATCAATAGAGAGGGAAGATGGTAGTGGATGGAGGTGATAACTGTTGGGTACACTTGATACAATAGGGAAAAGAGATTGCAGTGAATGAAAGTGGTGGCAGTTGGGTACAATAGGAAGATGGCAGTGTAGGGAAGTGATGGCAcctgggtacactagatacattAGGAAAGAGGGACATAGAGGAGGATAGATACGTCTTACAACATCATAAATTGGCAGAGTATAGATGCGCAAGTGCAGTTAGTAGAATACCAGACAGCACAATATCACAATAGTCAATGCAAGAGTTAAAAAGGCCTGAAATTAGGCCTCTATTGGACACTTCGGTTAGGTAAAGGAACATTTCTGAGACATTGTCATTTACTATTCTTTGTACTGTTGGTCCCAAGTTCAGTTCCCACCGGGCCTCTGCTTGGCGTTCATATGTTTTCCCCCTGATCACATGCATATCTTGTGTATCCCTATCACTACAGGCCCCCAGCTGTCCTCTAACTATGAACAGCAATGCCTTTGACGACCAGTATGAAGGTTGCCAACAGGAAATGGACAATGCAATCAAATCCTACCTACTTGAGGAGGAAAAAGACGCTAACCCTGATTTTGCTCATGCCTGGGATTTCGCAATGGAGGCATGGGACGAAAACAAAGAGTATCTAACTGAAGAAATCCCTCATGGCTTCCGGGATGAGTATGGAGTTGCTATTATCATTTACTCCAACGACACAGTTTATTCCGATTTTAACGAAGCCGTGAGGAATTATGACCGGGAATATTTCAACTATCATTCCTTGCATTTCTTCATGACCCGAGCCATGAACCTCCTGAAAGTGGACTGTCCAtcgtctgtgtatagaggggtgaaCAGGGTGCGTCTGTTACCTGAGCATGTGGGGGAGAGAATCCGCTTTGGACAGTTCACCTCTTCCTCCAGGAATCAAACAGTGGCAGAGAACTTTGGGATGGGGACTTTCTTCAACATAAGCACCTGCTTTGGGGCAGACATACACAACTTCTCCTCCTATCCAGGGGAAGAGGAGGTTCTTATACCGGTAGACGAGGTGTTCGAAGTGACGCACTTTACCAGGGATGATGGCGAAAGCAGATTCGTGCTTAAAACGACGAAAGACAGATGTCATTACTACAACTGTGACTTCTTAAGAAAAGGTTAGCAAATTTTGACTTTTACCAATTTATGGCTTGGTCTAGGCTCAatctgcttaaagcgggagttcacccgaaaaaatttttttaacattagactgaggctcattttgggcagcagaatcgggtgtttttttttaaaacgaagcagtacttactgttttagagatagatcttctccgccgcttctgggtttggtcttcgggactgggcgttcctatttgattgacaggcttccgacaggcttccgacggtcgcatttatcacgtcacgagtagccgaaagaagccgaacgtcggtgcggctctatacggtgcctgcgcaccgacgttcggctactttcagaaaatcatgacgcgctgtatgcgaccgtcggaagcctgtcggaagcctgtcaaccaaataggaacgcccagtcccgcagcccatacccggaagcggcggagaacatcgctctctaaaacggtaagtactgcttcgatttaaaaaaaaaaacccgattctgcttcccaaaatgagcatgaatctaatgttaaaaattgagtttttgggtgaacctcaactttaaccacttccataccacagtacgtcatatgacgtcctggacttcagtgggggatatctgaatgatgggtgcagctacaggcatcattcagatatcactgttttCAGGCgacgattctgcgcaacataatgATGGTCATAGCGGCGATTCCACGCTTGctcgttcttataggcgatgggaggggacatgccccccccccctgccgccatccggtgcttctccaagctctcctgtgccatcgggggcccagagaacgaatcggccgccgCCAGATGATCAGATgatcaccggtcatctctatgaccatcggaggcccgggcgcgatgttatgacatcacgccccggTACCCGgaggtaaacaaagccgcaatcgcggctgaaagcatgagatcagtgaatttttttcacaatctcatgctttccagcttggaggagagatgttgggtcttattgaccccgcatctctccataaagaggacctgtcacacactattcctattacaagggatgtttacatttcttgtaataggaataaaagtgataaaaaaaaaatgtaaaaaaaaaattaagtacaataaaaaaaattaagttaaataaaaaaataaaaataaaaatatatatatatataaaaaaattcaacgCCCCTGTCACCAGTAGCTCACGTTCAGAAGCGAACGTGCACGTAAGtccagcccacatatgtaaacaccgttcaaaccacacatgtgaggtatcgccgcgtgcgttagattgagagcaaga comes from Rana temporaria chromosome 2, aRanTem1.1, whole genome shotgun sequence and encodes:
- the LOC120928869 gene encoding ecto-ADP-ribosyltransferase 5-like is translated as MRFLVCTSFLLSLIFGILKTHAAPSCPLTMNSNAFDDQYEGCQQEMDNAIKSYLLEEEKDANPDFAHAWDFAMEAWDENKEYLTEEIPHGFRDEYGVAIIIYSNDTVYSDFNEAVRNYDREYFNYHSLHFFMTRAMNLLKVDCPSSVYRGVNRVRLLPEHVGERIRFGQFTSSSRNQTVAENFGMGTFFNISTCFGADIHNFSSYPGEEEVLIPVDEVFEVTHFTRDDGESRFVLKTTKDRCHYYNCDFLRKGGKSNTCVYSRGTKELFSSAVIALSISVLIFIMKDITEC